From the Gemmatimonadota bacterium genome, the window TCCTTCTGGGATAGGCGGAGCCGGGCGATCTCGATGTGGCGGACGTCGTAGCCGCCGTATACCATCGCCCATTCGTGAACTCCGTAGCATCCGAAGTTCGCGCGCCGCCGTTGAGTGGCTAACAGCACACTCACCGCCGATCGTTGCCTATCGAGGTCCTTGTCACGCAGGACGCTCAGGTCGCGCCGGATCAGCCCGTCGTCTGCCCGGTACAGTGGTGGCCTGAAGCGCTCCCTACCCTCGGGCGAGTCGGCCAAGATTTCGCCGGCTCCCGGATGCCAGGCCTCGAGCTTGCCCGGCGAATACGTGTAGTACTGAAAGAGGAAGTCGTAGACCGGGTGCCGCTCCCCGCGCGAGCGTCGCTCCCTGTGCGGGACCGTCCACCGCCGCACGCGCTCGAGGTGGGCCCGTGCGCGCGCGCGCCAGGTAGTGGGCGTCAATACCTGAGGGTCGAAGCGAGGGGTGTCGGGCATGCCACCACCCTCGGCTCTGACAGAGGCCATGTCCAGGGGTCCAGGGGTGACACCGGCGCGGGTTTTTCGCTTTCGGGTCCCGGTCGAGATGTACCCGCGCGCGCTGACCGCTCCCGTTCAGTACCAGGACGCGTGCAGGCCGAACTGCGGCGTAGTGCTCTTCTGGACCAAGGGGCCTCGGATCGGGCAATCGAGGGGGTGGGGCGCGAGACGGATCGCGGAGCGATTCCGGACCACCATGACTGACATTCTCGGTTTCCCTGGTTCTTCGCAGACCTATTGGCGCGACCGAATCCATTCGTACTGATCATACTTCCGTCTTTCGACATCCGCACGACGAACGCCGACACGGCGCTCTTCCAGGCTGCGCCGATCGGGCCCATCGCGCCGGCTGTCTATCCGGCGGTCCGACAGTTCACGACGCTCGAGTGACACGTCCATCACGGTGGTGCGACGAACCTCGTCCCGACGGTCATCGGCTCGACGCTGCATGTCTCGACGATCGGCCGTGTCACGACGCTCGTCAGCTCCCCGGCGCGTATCGACACGCTCTACATACATCCGATCCTCCGTGGCTTGCTAGCCGGTCTCTTCCTCTCTGCGACGGAGCCAACCTATCCCGAAGACACCTGCCCGGCCACAACCGGCCCCGGTTTGGCTTCGTGCTCTCCTTTCCTGGGCTCAGGAACCAAGATCTGCGGGCTTTTTCACCAACCACGTCCTCCGGTGAGCTCCGCGGTGCCACCTTGCGCGCGTGCCCAAATGTGCAAGAAGCGCGCCCTCACAAGAATGCCGGACTCCCGTCCTATCTATGATGCCCTAACGTGTGTACAACAATATGTTACGCGTTCCAGCACACTCGCGCTGTCCGTGTTGCGAAGCCACCGCGGCCGGTGTCTTTGCGTGGCCAGGATACCTCGCTCGGCCTTTCCTGCGCTCCGGGCTCCGCCGCTTCGTCGACCGATGACCCACTGTGTCAGGAGCGGCCTGCGCCCTACCTTGTCCCGCTCCTCATCAACTCCCGTCTCCCTCGAGCCTGGCGAGGTCCGAAATCTTTCGCAGGTGACTCGCGAAGGCGCCTTGGCCGTCATCACGCTCGGTGCCGTGCTGAGCGCCGGCTGCGGCGCCCCACCTCCGCTTACGCGTCGCCTTCATATCTACCGAGAAACCCTGG encodes:
- a CDS encoding 3-methyladenine DNA glycosylase, with protein sequence MPDTPRFDPQVLTPTTWRARARAHLERVRRWTVPHRERRSRGERHPVYDFLFQYYTYSPGKLEAWHPGAGEILADSPEGRERFRPPLYRADDGLIRRDLSVLRDKDLDRQRSAVSVLLATQRRRANFGCYGVHEWAMVYGGYDVRHIEIARLRLSQKEVDDFVEGRPVVCSHFDAFRFFAPRAKPLNRVELEWSTRHEVEQPGCIHANMDLYRWAYGAMPWIGSDLLWESFELATELRVLDMQASPYDLRDFGLEPVRVETHQGRIEYRLRQRELGERARVLRAKLIEALEHILTVSV